A region of the Apus apus isolate bApuApu2 chromosome 10, bApuApu2.pri.cur, whole genome shotgun sequence genome:
CACTTACCTCCTGCAGATCTAAAGAGAAGCCAGCCCACCTATGGCCTTAGAAGTCCTTTGCCCTCTCCCTGTTGGCCAGGGGCTTGCCCAAACCACGaggtggaggagctggggacacACCTGGGGATATTTGCCTTCCTCATGGCCCAACTCTCCTACCCCACTCACACCAGGTGGCACTGTTGGTGTTCACTGTATGCATGCAATTCTttcaccttccccagcactAACACTTGCAACTCTGATCAATACATAACTTAATATAAGCCTTCTTCTTTCACTGTGCCCCTCTATTGCTGCTTTTATCTCTCCCATATACTATTGCCTTCTGATGATGCACATTCTCATAAACTTGTTTAGACTTGTTTAAATTTGCTTATGGGAGTTTCAACTTgatctgtttcttctgtgcacAGTATTCTTCATAGACTCTGCCTTCATCAGCCCATTTTAAATTTCTGCCAAGTGAAAGGAGAGTTTGTGAAAAAACACTCAAAGAGCTGTTTAAAGATAAACTGAAAAGCAAGTTACAATGGAGTTATCCCTCAAAATAGATAGATTTTCTTGGCACTCATATGATCCTTAAACATAAAAAGTATTAACCAGCTAATATCTCTTAGAGTTCCCTATTGCCTTTCACTCTTTGGCACCCACTTGTCTTTAAGTATGTTGCCCAACTTTAAATTAGGCCAGTTGAATTTGCAAGGTCAATGTACCAAATTACTAGATTATTATAAAAATCTCTATTTCTGTTCAAGGAATCTCCTTTGATGACACACTTAACACTCCCTAAAATAAGTATCAAATCAATGGCATATATGATTGAAGTCAGGTGGAAGCAATAGTTATTGTTCTGTTGAACACAAAGAAGGTGGAAACTgataaagaaatggaaaactaaGAGTAGTGAACACTCCATTTGTGCATATCTCCACAACAGCCACTCATGCACTGCTGTCCAATTTGCAACTTCCAAGACTAACTTACAGTGAGGTTGTCCAAGTACAGCAATGCTCAACAATTCTCAGAAAAGCCTGGATTTACGTCACTCTCCCAAAACAGTTGTGCTGGGGTGGGGCCCACAGTGAAATTCTGAGCCCTTGTGTGTTTGCTTATCCCAAAATCCCAAACCATAACTGTTTTCCTCTAGCAAGAGATCTTCATGGGGCCCTGAGTAAATTAAGGAcaggactaaaaaaaaaaactagagCTCCTTAGGAACAGAAGAGGCTCCTTACATACATATTCTGAACACACAATCTTACACTGTTTAAAacaatctatttttaaaatcttcatggCTCTTTAAATATGAGAGCCACTTCAAAAATTAGCTTGACTTTTACCACATGACTGATGATGCAACATTAGAAGATCCAACTGACAAACATTAGCAAGAGCAGTGTTAACCCTCAGTTTAACTATTAATTCTACtagcaggaaaaaagacagCTTTGAGACTACCCAGTGCTTAGAATTAGAAGCCCGTCGCAGACACACGAGGATCAGGCATTAAAATGGCAGGCAGTGCAAAACCCTTTCCCTGGCTCGTACTAGGAGGAAAAAGGTTTAATTCATCCTAGTGTTATTGCACGTAGCAAGAAATGTGGAgcttttacattattttctacaGAACAAATTCTGCTAGCAGCACTACAggagccttaaaaaaaaatctcaggatGCATTCGGCCACGATGCTTCTCATGATGCACTATGTTACAGTCCCGTTCCACGGGCCCAcgtgcagctctgcagggctgtggtcACTAGGCTGGCATACAAACGTGGGACTGCTATCATTTGAGAACAGATTTGCCGCTTATTAGTGCAACGTACAGACCCAGATTTGGGAAAACAAATCCTCTTTTCTTATCCACCTCAAACACCTGCTGTTGTGGCCAACGGAAACCTCTCCCTATACAACCAGCACCAGCTAAACGGAGCTGATGCAAGAGTAGAGGGCGAGGTGGaggcttccccagcagcagccgcTCCCAGCCACAAGCCAGCACAcgttctgtgctgcagctgttgTCACTGTCACAGGTACTGGGAGGGCCTGAGGCCACGCTGCAGGTGCAGCCTCAGAGGCCCCGGCTCGCCAGGCAGAGCAGCCGGGCACGGGGGCTGTTTCCCCGCGAGCGGCTCGGCCCGGCTGCCCCGCGGGGCTCCACAGGTCCCGTCCCGCGGTGCCGCAGCCCGGCGTCCCGCGCTGCAGGGACCGAGCGGCGGGGAGGGAGCGGAGGAGGAGCGGGGGCCGCCCCGCTGCGGGCCGGCCCGGGCCCGTTACCGATGCGCCGCACGTAGCGTTCTGCGGGAAGTTTCCACTCTTCGCAGTTTAATCTGAGCTAAGGGGGTTGGAGAGGAGCGCGGCTGAAGAGCGATGGAAGGGGGcgggcagagaggaggaggctgtAGCAGCAGCGGCcgtgtttaattttttaattagggAGAGGTTTGAGCATCTCCCGGCGGGGCCGCAGCGCCGGGCGGCGAGGGGAGCCCGGGCCAGCCGGCCCCCCCGCCCGGGCCCCTCTCCTCCGTCTCCCCGGGCCGCAGCCGTGCGAGCCGTCGGGGCTCCAGCCGGGCTTTCGATAGCTGGCGAGGCGGGCACGGAGCCGCGGAAACCTCCGCGCTTCGCCACCATGGGCAGCGCGGGCGCGGAGGAGAAGGGTTCGTagcgcgggcggcggggccgggcgggcggggaggggcggcggggccgaCCTTGCGGAGCTCCCTGCGGgacaggagcagccctggggtcggggGGCATGGCGGGGGACACACGTTAACCTGCCCTGCCAGGGGAGCGATGAAGTGCAGGCTGTGCGTTCCGTCCTGCAGCAACAATTGCTCTGCGGGTGCTCGGGCTCTGGCCGCCTCCATCCCCGGGGAAGCAGGCAACACTTTTCCACGTTCACAAGTTAAGGATTATGCCAGTGAACGTTTTatttccctgcctccctgtctCACCCAAATCGAGACCACATCTATTAATTTACAGCTAATTCACAGAGAATTCATACATGAATTCTCATCCAATGGGGACTCCAGGCTTGTGTATTTACTAAGGATGAAGTCTCATTTCTGCAATTCATTGCTTGTCTGTAGGCTGGAAATgtcacagcctggctgctgctcctttgcAGGGGAATGCCATTTCTGTGGAGAAGCACTGCCTGCACCCCGAGTTACCACGCTGCAAAAACACTGCATGTTTCTGTGGGGCTTTGCTATCCTTGCAGAACAGGTCACCATGCCTTCATTTGCTGGGCATCCATGCCCTGGCCTTCCTACCCTACACCTCCCTCTATGTTATCTTAGAAACCTTACCCTGAAGAGACAGTCTTCTCCCCAGAAGTTGAGAGGATACAGGCATGCAGTGTGCACCTGGGCATGACAGGTTGGCTGTGTGGTCACACAGCAGGTTTTGCAGCATGTCTGGCCCTGTGTTGTTAGCTCAGATAGATCAGACCCCTTGGAGAACTCCAAGTTCATGCTGATTTCATTAGGTCTTCTCCATGCTTAATCCTTTCACCCTACCACCTCCTATGCCAAATTCCTATTAATAGCATTCCTGGAATACAGTTCAGTTTCTCGACCAGATAGTTAAGTGCAAATGAGGTGCTTCTTAAACTCGCAGAGAACACCTGCTTGTGTCCCTAACCACACCAACACCACCTCTAGTCAGGTTTGCTGACACTTAAATACAAGCCTGGGACTGAAGCTATTTAAAGTACCTTGAGAATGACCAGATAGATCCATGAACCAGCAACTAGGCTGCAGACATCCAAGGGAAGAACAGATGGCAACTGATTCCATCAATTTTGTGACACACTATAGTTTATGAAGTGATTTTTTAGGCACCTGAGGCTTAATCATGCCAAGAGTATGAATGCTCTCAGCCTGAGCAGATGTTAGAGGTACTCAtttccagcactgagccattacaaaaaaaaaccttatgGAGGTTCTGTAAGGGGAGGaccaaaacccaaaatacaAGCAACATTATTGAGAAAGTCTTTATTTAACACTTACTGGCTACTTTCTTCTCAGTATCTCTGAAAACATGAGGATAAAGGCTAAGCATGAAAAAAGGGACACCCAAAGCACTGAAGATCTGGGATCTTCAATCTACACCTAACGTTAGCAGAGTTTGGCTAGTGATGCTGTAAGAATTATAAGAATTTAAACATCTTTCTTCCAGTTGCCTCACGGTACTTCATGCCCATGGTGTTCCCCTTCACCCTCCATAGGTGCAGCCAGCAACCCCAGCTTATACCTCCATTCTCCTTACCTCAGTGCTCTATGTGCTAAGCTATTTTCCATATTCCTATTTTCTCTAGGACTCCAGTTGTTTCTTCTGGCCTCACAGGGGTCTCCAAGAGCCTTTCATTTTACAATAGGATGTTAAGGAGCCTTTTTCTATGCCACTGGTGTGTATACAGGCAATGAAAACATGATTAGAGTCTTGacctataaaaaaaaagtcaagagaGATGAGTCTGAGGCCAGCCCCTACGAAATGGCTGCAGATTCTAACTGATATAATGCCTGTCCCCATCACACTGCCCTAAAGGTTATCTTCAAGGATTTTTGGATCCAGGCCACATTAGTAATCACAGTCTTCTGACTCATAACTTGACACATACACTGCAGCAAACAAAAGGGTATCTGACTAAGTGGGAGAGGACATGTAACCTGTATGCAGcattaaaatgtgaaaacaataaaaaggcaCTCAAGGTCAGACTTGGTACCACAGTTTTGGGGATACGTAATTAGAGCAGAATGTTCTGTGGACTTTAAGGCTTCAATTACAATTTCTGAAATTGAGGGTACGGAAGAGAAGAACACAAAGCTGCATATTAGTTTCCCAGAGCCAATTTCCTCACAAGCAAAATGCCCACTGTTATATCATGCAGTTGTTTTCAGCCAAACTCTTGCCAAATAAATCTAAGATACCCATTTCTAACCACTCCATGTTTCAGTGTCAGTCAGGCTTTGCACAGAGATCTGACCCATAACATCTCCTGACAATGTACGAACAAATCCCACTAATTCAGTGTGTAACCTGCAAAATCAGTAAGACTGGAATTCATAGTCTTGGACTATGACTCTATGGTGAATAAATGTCATCTCAAACACATATTTTTCTGGACTCACCCAAAATGCAGGGCTCTCCATAGCCAGCTTATCCCTAAGATTTTTCTCCATGTCTTTCAAGACAGAAATCAGGGGGTTTGGTCTGGCTTTCCCAGGTAGTGTCTACATATAATTTCCCCTCATAAgcctttaatttaatttttacaacCCAGTGTGCTAGCACTTCTGCAAagttggtgtgttttttttccttgactggCTCTTGTTCAAATCAATGGATTTGTGACATAAATTTGTGATACTGAACTttcagtgatttcttttttcctacatAACATCAAACATAATAGAAAAATTGGAAGCATGCCCAATGAAAATCCATACAGCAGGTGGGCTTTATCAatgatattttcagaaaatagatTGTTGTTGACATTACTTTTAATTCCCACCGGCTCCATCTGGATCTCTTTTCCAATTTAACAGGAATTAAAGCAGCATGACCCAAAGAGCAGAATAACTTTCTAAACAAGGAAAGATCTCATACACATCTCTATAGAATAAACAGAACCTTGGTTGTTACTCTCTGGCAAATATGTAAAGACTGCAATAGGAAACCATATTATTTAATACCTAATGTGTTGAGAGTTATTGCAAAAAGAAGATTTGTGCCTTTCCCttttaatcctttaaaaaaaaaattacattctctAGGATAATATTCATCAATCCCACTAATTCTGTAGCAAGAAAGAAGACACCAAACAAGATACAATTTTGTCAATTTCTGTCTTCTCAGAAATACCAAACCTTATTTTTACTCTTAGCGCTGTTATTAATTGTAGGCTGACTGGGGACGTGGCCACTTTCAGCCATGACTGCAGCCCAGGCTAGAGATGCTGGAGTGCCCTTTAAAATGACAGGCAGCACAAGTACCTGAAGCAGTGTAGCCATGGCAGCACAGAGCTCCGAGTGGCCTAATTACTCTGCCAAGAAAGAAATGGATACTGGGAATTCCCTGGGGAGAAAGACGGCTGAATTGTAACAAAGAGAGTTTTCCCCTGAGGCGCGTTAGTTAAATAGGTGTTAACAAGAGCCAAAAAACCTCAAGCTCCAGCCTTAgaataaaaatgcctttgtCCTTTGGGACTTGTGATGTCCCAGTCCTTCCAGTTCTCCCGTTGTCTATAGAGACAAAAGAAATAGGTGATTTCAATATCTGATGGAAAAcctaaaataaagcaaaagaattCTCACCCCCAACTGAAATCTATACGTAAGATCttcttaaaaagacaaaaataaaagtctcTCCTGGCTGGAAACACAGTTCTCTCATGGTGGCAATGGAGGGGTGGAGATGCTTGAGCATCCTGCTTTCATAGGACACACCTCAAGATCAGTCCCCTGAGCTCCATAAGGAGCATGTTCAGACCTGTCTGAATGTCTGTAAAAACGGCAGGATATGTATGTACGTAATGGAGAAAAccaaggagaagaaacaaatgagAGCAAGGTTTAGGGTAGGGGAATGTAATTGTCTTATCTCTTCTCCCACCAACCTTTCCTCATACACGAGTGGACATGTACAGAGGAAGGTGATGGGGAAGTTTAACCAATATGTTTACTTTCTTACAAGCTCAAAATGCACACAGCACTTTTCTGAAAATGGAGCCCACTAAAATTCACTTCACTAAAATTGCATGCacaattgttttattttacaagttGGATCTATTTATTTAGATTTATCAGCTAAATTACATAAGCAGAATACATGTTATTTGGCTGAAATTACCTTCGAGGTCAATGCAAGTTAAACTACTTTAAGGACTGAGGTGTAAAGCCATTTCAGAAACTTAACAGTTTCTCCAGGTGGAGACCTTGGTGAGTGTTGTCTAATCAGAATCGGTAGGTGGTGCCCAGGCTGACAAAACACTGTTTGGAACAGCCATGTGCTGAAATTGCTCTGTTTTgaggagacagacagaaaatgACGAGTTTGCTGTCTCACAACAGAGGCCAGTAAGTGGCTGGTGTGTAGAGACTAAAAGTTGCAATTTTAtcacattaatttaaatatgaaaaaacaaCAGGACACTACTAAAATCCAAGCTAGTTTTCATTTCCAAGTGTTCATATGCTACAGCTCAGATACACACACATCATTTAGACCTAACCAAGCTGATTCTACTTTTCTATGCAGGCAAAGAAGCAACCAAGATGaaaatctcacagaatcaccagGATGTGATGCCCAATGATGAGCAGTAATTACTGCAGCAACACTTCAGCCAGCATGAGTGTCAACGAAATGTCTGCCTTCTCTCTGACTTTAGAACAAAAAACTGGCTTTGCCTTTGTGGggattttgtgtgttttcttggGACTTCTAATTATCAGATGCTTCAAAATCTTGCTAGACCCCTACAGTAGTATGCCTTCTTCTACATGGGAAGATGAAGTTGAGGGGCTGGATAAAGGAACATTTGAATATGCTCTTGCATGAAAACTCACGGAATATTCCACCTTAAATTTGATGTTGATTTCATTTTGGAAACCAACTGTTGTTACATTTGTTATACATACCTGCATTTTGGAGATATGTTGATGGCATCCATTTTGGTAAATAAATATCTGTTGCAAACTCAAAAGGCACTTCATGTTGCTTCTGTTTGATGAAACAGTGGAATGGTAGATAAGAAATGATAAACAGCAAATAAATGCTACAATAAACCATTAACTAGAAAGTTATCATGgtcaaaaagtattttaagaatcAGATTATATTTGCTTCTTCTTCAGAGGATCTCACCTCTACTGTGTCTCAAGACAGACTGAGGAGAAAGGTGAAGGACAAAAGACAGGTCCATGAATGGTGAATGCTTAAGTGATAGCTGTCCCCATCCTCATCTGACCCAATTTTCTGAAGGTCAGAGACTGTGCCTGTCTACTAAGAATACAAAAGTGGAAGACCAACAGTTGTGGCTGAGAGGAGGTGCTTGTAAGAGGTGTGTGTCTATGTTGCTGAgatgagaggaagaaagattGGTCCACACACTATCCTTAATAAGGAACTAATGGGGAAGCTGAAGATCACATAAATTGCTAACTCACCTCTCACCTTCCAAGAAGAGCAGGTACTGTCCTACTGACTGTTTTTAAGGAAAGTGGATTTTGCTTCTCCCGGGTGAAACTTGATGTGGTCCTCTGAAAACAGTGTGTACTTCACATCCATAtgagagtatttttttaataggtctCACTTTGCCCACACTGCAGCAACAGTAGGTCAAACAGAATTAGTAGAAGGGAAACAAACATTATTAAGGAAATGTTGATTCTATAAACATTAAGCAATACAAAATACATTACCTGCTCAGAACTCCAGTCTGAACCAACACTAGAACAGTCCCAGTCCACCAGCATCTCCCATGTTGTTACAAATTTTAGGTGAAAAAGTAGATGTTAAGTAACCAATCCTGCAGTGACAGAATTGGTCAAGGCATGCTGATTTTTTACTCCACTTGGTTATGGAAGATGATTCAGTTCAAACTGTCTGCTTAACAGCTCCCAGCAGTAATTACACTAGCTTGGCAAGGCCAAAGCAGTCATGCTGCATATACATTTGTATCCAGCCCCTAAAAAGGACAGGGGTCCAGAGCTGACTGGAGATTTCTGtaccctccagcccctctccacAGCTGGCTCTTCTGTTTGTGCTCCTACACCTGTGCACAGTGTATCTTCGGGACTGTCAGGCTGAAGAACTGGTCATGGGAAACCCTATCAAGGCAGAAACATTAACAGTGAAAGCAGAGACTCAAATCTATGTGTTCAAGGTCACCCTCATATCCATAGCTGCTCAGCAAGTGTGACAGAACTTGAAAGAAATTCTATTCCATTTTTAAGAAGGCTGGCATCTGAATTTTAAGCACTGTCACTTTTGCTAAACAGCTCTGCTTGCAACAAGGAGCAAAGACAAGGAGATCAGTTACAGTAGTTGGTTTCTTTTGCATGtattctgaaaaatacatattgtCCCTTTTGTCCTATATACTAAGCAGAGGCAGCCAGTGGAACAGCAGACTTCAAGTGCCATTTGGAACATGAAATACTTGGTTGTACAGGGAAGGACATGAATCTCCTGTCTGATTAATATAAGAGAGGGACAACCAACACTTATCTACACTAGTCCATATgaattataaaacaaacaatTCTGTGAATGTAAGAGCTTTTAAACTGCTTCAGATTCTGCACAGGAGAAATTCAGTACATTGCATTTATCCCTGTTGATTTAACCACAAAATCAAAGGCAAGTATCAGCACACCAATTCATGTGATCTGGTATTGCTGTATAAGATCATCCACTGCACCTAatcagcacagctgagctctgtgctctcAGGTTAGAGTGCTGAAGGTACTTAAGTTATCTGGGTTAAATGTAGTTCAGTTATCTCTAAACTGCACAGCAAACACAAACATTCCCAAAGAACCCCAATACTGTCTTACTACTTTGGTTCTTGACCCAGTCTATTGCTGGAAGGAATTATCAAATCCCCTTGAGATTAAAAAACTTCATCATTTCCTGCCCACCCTTCTCTGCACCCCCAAAAGGCCAGGGAGTTGGCCTTCCCAGAAAGAATACaaagaacataatttttcaaacattttccttaaaatacaCAGAGTAAAACTTTGAACGAGCTCAGGAGCAAACTGTTCAAAAACGCACGTACAACACGGGAACCCACCAGTGCCTGATCCCACTGACTTCACTGGGATGTGTTCCACACACAACgtgcagagcaggagcctgAACTCTCGTTATCTCCCTCCCTGAATatgcagaactgaaaaacagaggGATCAGGAGCTGTGCACAGAATCAGGCACAGCTGGGAAGGAAACGGAGAtaacagaagtattttcaggCCCCCTTGGAAATTTTGCAATACCATAAACCTGGTAATGGATAGGTACATTTGCTGGTTAATAGTTTACAAGCTTAGAATGCCTCTCTAAATCACCACctggaaatgttttgaaagagaGGGATTGGATGGTCTATTCAGGGTATTATGCAGGAGGAAAACCTGGCCAATAAGGCAGAGTCTGTAACGCCTCAAAGAGAGGGATGCGCTAAATGCATGAATAAAAGAGGCAGATCATCTTCCCTAAAAACACAGGATTGAATGGTAAGTTAAATTATCCTGATTAAGGTAAACTTGATGATTTATGCATAATGCTAGAATACTAAACACAAAATTAATGGCAAATTACAGTTGAGAGACCTCtggaaatacactgaaaatcaAAGTATTCTTttcaagagcagcagaaaggtAAGAGACTTCTTCTAGCAAAATAGTAATATTATGGAAATAGGACAgtgaaattacagaatcattttACTTGGTAGCAAGTCTCATTGTCATCAAAGAATCAGAATTTCGTTCAGTCACGGAGATAGAAACAAAATTAGTTTCACTGACATTAATGACAAAAGATTTGGTTTTCCTTACAACTTTAAAAGGCTATGAACTGAAATGTGTGGTAATAATAGTAATATTGATTGTCCAAACCcagcagaagtaaaataaactaaataaaTGTAACATGTTGCTGTGGGGCTTACAGAACATTAAAGAGGAGAACAAACATAAATATGAGTGGATTATAAAGTGGTATCATAGCAGAGAGGCCACAGCAGAATATTACCTATGGCAGATGGAAGAAGTGAGAAAATTTGCTTTAGCTTCTATCTCAtaccaaaaattattttgatttttagctC
Encoded here:
- the CTXN2 gene encoding cortexin-2, whose amino-acid sequence is MMSSNYCSNTSASMSVNEMSAFSLTLEQKTGFAFVGILCVFLGLLIIRCFKILLDPYSSMPSSTWEDEVEGLDKGTFEYALA